One stretch of Fictibacillus sp. b24 DNA includes these proteins:
- a CDS encoding sulfurtransferase TusA family protein, protein MSIKVDQVLDCKGLSCPLPIVRTKKAMDQLEAGQVIEVQATDKGSLADIQGWARNTGNQYLGTKEDGDVLKHYLRKANPGEVKEAAKFEHTIQNDELEKALAENKEDMILLDVREPAEYEFKRIPGAVSIPLGELESKLDTLDKNKEIHVICRTGSRSDMAAQVLSEKGFERVKNVLPGMSEWTGTTEGGNQ, encoded by the coding sequence ATGAGTATTAAAGTAGATCAAGTTTTAGATTGTAAGGGATTATCTTGTCCATTGCCAATCGTACGTACGAAGAAAGCAATGGACCAGCTTGAAGCAGGTCAGGTCATTGAAGTTCAGGCAACAGATAAAGGTTCATTGGCTGATATTCAAGGGTGGGCTAGAAACACAGGAAACCAATATCTAGGTACAAAAGAAGATGGGGATGTTCTTAAGCATTATTTAAGAAAAGCGAACCCTGGTGAAGTAAAAGAAGCAGCTAAGTTTGAGCATACGATTCAAAACGATGAATTAGAAAAAGCTTTGGCTGAGAATAAAGAAGACATGATTCTGCTTGATGTTAGAGAACCTGCAGAATATGAGTTCAAACGTATACCTGGGGCAGTATCTATTCCTTTAGGAGAACTTGAAAGCAAATTAGACACACTTGATAAAAACAAAGAAATCCATGTGATTTGCCGTACTGGCTCAAGAAGTGATATGGCTGCTCAAGTTTTATCTGAAAAAGGTTTTGAGCGTGTGAAAAATGTATTGCCAGGAATGTCAGAATGGACTGGAACAACTGAAGGAGGAAATCAATAA
- a CDS encoding rhodanese-like domain-containing protein, giving the protein MSFKTIEPQEVKRLMKEGNQLNIIDVRENDEVAQGMIPDAKHIPLGEIPYRLNELDAAKEYIMVCRSGKRSEKACSVLTANNFRVINMTGGMLSWNNETK; this is encoded by the coding sequence GTGTCTTTTAAAACAATTGAACCACAAGAAGTAAAACGTTTAATGAAAGAAGGAAATCAGTTAAACATCATTGATGTTCGTGAAAACGATGAAGTTGCACAAGGCATGATCCCAGATGCTAAGCATATACCGCTTGGGGAGATTCCTTATCGATTGAACGAATTGGATGCAGCAAAAGAATACATTATGGTTTGCCGCTCTGGAAAACGAAGCGAGAAAGCTTGCAGTGTTCTAACTGCTAACAATTTTAGAGTCATTAACATGACTGGCGGCATGCTTAGTTGGAACAACGAAACAAAATAA
- a CDS encoding metal-sensitive transcriptional regulator, with translation MEYTQEMKNRLKRIEGQIRGVLRMLEEEQDCKAVITQLSASRTAIDRTIGLIVGTNLEQCLRDQMESGEEMNSDLVKEAVQLLVKSR, from the coding sequence TTGGAATACACACAAGAAATGAAAAATCGTCTAAAAAGAATTGAGGGTCAAATACGCGGAGTGCTGCGTATGTTAGAAGAAGAGCAAGATTGTAAAGCCGTTATTACACAGCTTTCTGCTTCACGAACTGCTATTGATCGTACGATTGGATTAATTGTCGGCACGAATCTTGAACAATGCTTGCGTGATCAAATGGAAAGCGGAGAAGAAATGAACTCCGATCTGGTTAAAGAAGCCGTTCAGCTTCTTGTAAAGAGCCGCTAA
- a CDS encoding phospho-sugar mutase: MSWETTYEKWIQNEKLEQPLQTALEGMKENRTALEDCFYKNLEFGTGGMRGEIGPGTNRMNTYTVRKASLGLAHFIEEQGEKAKKRGVVIAYDSRHQSPEFAMEAAKTFASQGIQAYVFESLRPTPELSFAVRYLKAYSGIVVTASHNPPEYNGYKVYGPDGGQLPPKEADEVIEKVNAVEDELSIQVKPEEELKNIGLIQVVGEEIDKAYMEQLTKISLNREVIKEMNDLSIVFTPLHGTANIPVRKGLEQLGFTNVTVVKEQEQPDPNFTTVKSPNPEEHAAFELAIKYGKEVNADILMATDPDADRVGIAAKNSSGEYEILTGNQTGALMIEYILSQRNEKGSLCSKGIVFKTIVTSELGRVIAESYGLTCEDTLTGFKFIGEKIKEYEKNGKHTFIFGYEESYGSLIGDFVRDKDAVQACLMGAEMAAYYKKQGKTLFDALTDVYEKHGFYKEDLESLTLKGKSGAEQIEGLLAGFRADMPLEINGQKLVISEDYKASIQYNVEKNESNDIHLPKSNVLKYQLSDGSWFCVRPSGTEPKVKFYFGVQADTNEKANNTLLNLKKAVMDLVHERMQKVAQ; this comes from the coding sequence ATGTCCTGGGAGACAACTTATGAAAAGTGGATACAAAATGAAAAACTGGAACAGCCATTACAAACTGCATTAGAAGGAATGAAAGAAAACAGGACTGCACTTGAAGACTGCTTTTATAAAAACCTAGAGTTTGGCACTGGTGGTATGCGCGGGGAAATCGGACCAGGTACAAACAGAATGAACACATATACAGTTCGAAAAGCATCATTAGGACTCGCTCACTTTATCGAAGAGCAAGGGGAGAAAGCAAAAAAGCGCGGAGTTGTAATCGCTTATGATTCGAGACATCAATCCCCTGAATTCGCTATGGAAGCTGCTAAGACATTTGCATCACAAGGAATTCAAGCTTATGTATTTGAAAGCTTAAGACCAACTCCTGAATTATCTTTTGCTGTTAGATATTTAAAAGCGTATAGCGGTATTGTTGTTACAGCAAGCCACAACCCTCCGGAATATAACGGTTACAAAGTATATGGTCCAGACGGAGGACAGCTGCCTCCAAAAGAGGCTGATGAAGTTATTGAAAAGGTAAACGCTGTTGAAGATGAGCTATCTATACAAGTTAAGCCAGAAGAAGAGCTAAAGAACATCGGCTTGATCCAAGTTGTTGGTGAAGAGATCGACAAAGCATACATGGAACAGCTAACAAAAATCAGCTTGAACCGTGAAGTGATCAAAGAAATGAACGACTTGAGCATTGTTTTTACGCCACTTCATGGGACGGCAAACATACCTGTAAGAAAAGGTTTGGAGCAGTTAGGATTTACAAACGTAACGGTAGTAAAAGAACAGGAACAGCCAGATCCAAACTTCACTACAGTTAAATCTCCAAACCCTGAAGAGCATGCTGCATTTGAACTAGCTATTAAGTATGGGAAAGAAGTTAATGCTGATATCTTGATGGCTACAGATCCAGATGCAGACAGAGTAGGGATTGCGGCAAAAAACAGTTCTGGTGAGTATGAGATTTTAACGGGGAATCAGACTGGTGCACTTATGATTGAGTACATTCTTTCTCAACGTAATGAGAAAGGCAGTCTTTGTTCCAAGGGAATCGTCTTCAAAACAATCGTAACTTCCGAACTAGGGCGAGTGATTGCTGAATCTTACGGATTAACGTGTGAAGATACCCTGACAGGTTTTAAATTTATTGGTGAAAAAATTAAAGAATACGAAAAGAACGGAAAACATACTTTTATTTTCGGATATGAAGAAAGTTATGGTTCTTTAATCGGAGACTTCGTGCGCGACAAGGACGCTGTTCAAGCATGTTTAATGGGAGCAGAAATGGCTGCTTATTACAAAAAACAAGGGAAAACACTTTTTGATGCGTTAACAGATGTTTATGAAAAGCACGGATTCTACAAAGAGGATCTTGAGTCTCTCACATTAAAAGGTAAGTCTGGTGCAGAACAAATCGAGGGTCTACTGGCAGGCTTCAGAGCTGACATGCCACTTGAGATCAATGGCCAGAAATTAGTGATTTCAGAGGATTACAAAGCAAGCATTCAATATAATGTAGAGAAGAATGAAAGTAATGACATTCATCTTCCGAAATCCAATGTACTTAAATATCAATTGTCAGATGGTTCTTGGTTCTGCGTAAGGCCGTCAGGGACAGAGCCGAAAGTGAAGTTTTATTTTGGTGTTCAAGCCGATACGAATGAAAAAGCTAACAATACCTTATTGAACTTGAAAAAAGCCGTTATGGATTTGGTTCATGAAAGAATGCAAAAAGTGGCACAATAA
- a CDS encoding bifunctional GNAT family N-acetyltransferase/carbon-nitrogen hydrolase family protein, which translates to MSEIDVSKFEKKIELRNIEFEDIDEILKLQQICFPNNMEPWERDQLESHLRIFPEGQFCVTYEGKIVGSCSSLMLNFDEYDDKHTWDEITDKGYITNHDPEGFNLYGIEVMVHPEYRRMKIGARLYEARKELAEQKNLKSIILGGRIPNYHKHSKEMTPREYVREVIQHNIYDPVLTFQLMNGFTVMRLNKSYLPDDKQSNAYATLMEWNNVDYIPNKTKKHFKTSEPVRITTIQYMMKTIESFEDFATQVEYYTDVASDQGSDFAVFPELLTTQLLSFCEEKSPSLAIRKLTEFTEQYIELFTNLAVRYNVNIIGGSHFVEEDGDIYNVAYLFRRDGTIDKQYKIHITPNERKWWGITAGDKVQVFDTDCGKVAILICYDIEFPELSRIVTDQGAKIIFTPFCTEDRQGYLRVRYCSQARAIENEIYTAIAGTVGNLSQVENMDIQYAQSGIFTPSDFSFPRDGIVGECHPNIETVVVGDVDLEILRRQRKTGSVTLLRDRRLDLYSVVQKDKSK; encoded by the coding sequence ATGAGTGAGATTGATGTATCAAAATTTGAGAAAAAGATAGAACTGCGAAACATTGAGTTTGAGGATATAGATGAGATTTTAAAGCTTCAGCAAATTTGTTTTCCTAATAATATGGAGCCTTGGGAACGCGATCAATTAGAGAGTCATCTTCGTATTTTCCCAGAGGGCCAGTTTTGCGTAACGTATGAAGGAAAGATTGTTGGGAGCTGCTCAAGCTTAATGCTGAACTTCGATGAGTATGATGATAAGCATACGTGGGACGAGATTACAGACAAGGGCTACATTACAAATCACGATCCTGAAGGTTTTAATTTATATGGCATTGAAGTTATGGTTCATCCTGAATATCGGCGAATGAAGATTGGTGCTCGTCTATATGAGGCACGAAAAGAGCTGGCAGAACAAAAAAATCTTAAAAGTATCATTCTTGGTGGAAGAATTCCAAACTACCATAAGCATTCTAAGGAAATGACACCGAGAGAATATGTGAGAGAAGTCATTCAACATAACATTTACGACCCTGTATTAACCTTTCAGCTAATGAATGGCTTCACCGTTATGCGTTTGAATAAAAGCTATCTTCCAGATGACAAACAATCTAACGCATATGCAACGCTTATGGAATGGAACAACGTTGATTATATTCCTAATAAAACGAAGAAGCACTTTAAGACGAGTGAACCGGTTCGAATTACGACCATTCAGTACATGATGAAGACCATCGAATCATTTGAGGATTTTGCTACCCAAGTAGAATATTATACAGATGTTGCTTCAGATCAAGGGTCAGATTTTGCGGTTTTCCCTGAACTCCTTACAACACAACTGCTATCGTTCTGTGAAGAAAAGAGTCCTAGCTTAGCGATTCGAAAGCTGACAGAGTTTACAGAGCAGTACATTGAACTATTTACGAACCTTGCAGTACGGTACAACGTAAATATTATCGGGGGATCCCATTTCGTTGAAGAAGATGGAGATATCTACAATGTTGCTTACTTGTTCAGACGTGATGGTACGATTGATAAGCAGTATAAAATTCATATAACACCAAACGAACGTAAATGGTGGGGAATAACGGCAGGAGATAAAGTTCAAGTATTTGATACAGATTGCGGTAAGGTTGCAATTTTGATCTGCTATGATATCGAATTCCCAGAGCTTTCACGTATCGTGACAGATCAAGGGGCAAAGATCATCTTTACACCTTTCTGTACAGAAGATCGCCAAGGATACCTCCGTGTCCGCTATTGTTCGCAAGCCCGTGCGATTGAAAATGAAATTTATACTGCAATTGCAGGAACAGTAGGTAACTTATCACAAGTGGAGAACATGGACATTCAGTATGCCCAGTCAGGTATCTTCACACCGTCCGATTTCTCATTCCCAAGAGACGGAATCGTAGGGGAATGTCATCCGAACATTGAAACGGTTGTAGTAGGCGATGTTGACCTAGAGATTTTAAGAAGACAGCGTAAAACAGGTAGTGTAACTCTTCTCAGAGATAGACGATTAGATCTGTATAGTGTTGTTCAAAAAGATAAAAGTAAATAA
- a CDS encoding VOC family protein: MEVCGINHITLRVSDLLKSVEFYRGILGAKIIHKGNTDVYLDFCGTWICLLEIKNAKPMNKDQTGVDHVAFSIKEEKFPRAVKQLKENKVHITRGPLERGGGMTVSFTDPDGNELELFTGSLYERMKSWK; the protein is encoded by the coding sequence ATCGAAGTATGTGGAATTAACCATATTACCTTAAGGGTTTCAGACTTACTGAAATCTGTTGAATTTTATAGAGGTATTTTAGGTGCTAAAATCATTCATAAAGGGAATACAGATGTATACTTGGATTTCTGCGGAACGTGGATATGTTTACTTGAAATCAAAAATGCAAAACCTATGAATAAAGATCAAACCGGTGTAGATCATGTTGCTTTTTCAATTAAAGAAGAGAAGTTCCCAAGAGCAGTAAAACAGCTTAAAGAAAACAAAGTACACATCACAAGAGGGCCTTTAGAAAGAGGCGGAGGAATGACGGTCAGCTTCACAGATCCTGATGGCAATGAGCTTGAATTATTTACAGGCTCACTCTATGAACGGATGAAAAGTTGGAAGTAA
- a CDS encoding HAD family hydrolase has translation MIKALVFDFDGTILDTETQHYNAFQEMYQEHGSDLPLEVWGECIGTHSEFNPYEYLERQINKKLDHDKLRAKKTERALTLISEQKPLPGIEDYLEAAKELGLKIGLASSSTRKWVEEHLGRSGLMHHFEVIKTADDVAHVKPDPALYIEAVKALGVQPNEAIAFEDSVNGSVAAKKAGLYCVAIPNPVTKHMTFSEVDHQMESIAEMKLTVLIEQAEKTDK, from the coding sequence GTGATCAAAGCACTTGTATTTGATTTTGATGGAACAATCCTTGATACAGAAACTCAGCATTACAATGCTTTTCAAGAAATGTATCAAGAACATGGAAGCGACCTGCCTTTAGAAGTTTGGGGAGAGTGTATCGGTACCCATTCTGAATTTAATCCGTACGAATATTTAGAGAGGCAGATCAACAAGAAGTTAGATCATGACAAGCTAAGAGCAAAGAAAACAGAACGGGCTCTGACCCTAATCTCAGAGCAAAAGCCTTTGCCAGGTATAGAGGATTATCTTGAAGCTGCAAAAGAGCTTGGATTAAAGATTGGACTTGCCTCTAGTTCAACAAGAAAATGGGTAGAAGAGCATCTTGGGAGAAGTGGTTTAATGCATCATTTTGAAGTGATTAAAACGGCAGATGATGTTGCCCACGTTAAACCTGACCCTGCCCTTTATATTGAGGCAGTTAAAGCGTTAGGCGTACAACCAAATGAAGCCATCGCTTTTGAAGACTCTGTAAATGGATCAGTTGCTGCTAAAAAAGCGGGACTTTATTGCGTGGCGATTCCAAATCCCGTAACAAAGCATATGACCTTTAGCGAAGTGGATCATCAGATGGAATCTATTGCAGAGATGAAACTGACAGTACTTATTGAGCAAGCTGAGAAAACAGATAAGTAA
- a CDS encoding ComEC/Rec2 family competence protein, whose amino-acid sequence MKITTRLAAFCLSVLLILVAVPQKAHADWFDPLTIHFLDVGQADCILIQAPNGQTMLIDGGDEHDAEKIITYLKREGVTHLDIVVATHPHHDHIGSLDDVIREFPVSVLYMPNLPYDTKYYHDLFRVINEKQIPVDRAKAGVNFKMGFSVKVEMLAPKGSYYKHINDYSAVIKIKHGKKNFLLMADAGAEEEREILSRGGYKADVIKLGHHGANTGTTMEFLKKVKAKTAVISVGRNNPYQFPSKEVLYRLDNRNMTVYRTDQLGAIIATSNGKKIMFRTNVLH is encoded by the coding sequence TTGAAAATAACTACAAGGTTAGCAGCGTTCTGTTTAAGCGTGCTGCTGATATTGGTGGCAGTGCCGCAAAAGGCTCATGCAGACTGGTTTGATCCGCTAACCATCCACTTTTTAGATGTAGGGCAAGCTGATTGTATACTGATTCAAGCTCCCAATGGCCAAACCATGCTGATCGATGGTGGAGATGAACATGATGCGGAAAAGATTATCACGTACTTAAAGAGGGAAGGTGTGACTCACCTTGATATTGTTGTCGCAACTCATCCTCATCATGACCATATCGGATCATTGGATGATGTCATTCGCGAGTTCCCAGTCAGTGTTTTGTACATGCCGAACCTTCCGTACGATACAAAATATTACCATGATCTTTTTCGAGTGATAAACGAAAAACAAATTCCTGTTGATCGAGCGAAAGCAGGAGTTAATTTCAAGATGGGTTTTTCTGTGAAAGTTGAAATGTTGGCACCAAAAGGCTCGTATTACAAACACATCAATGATTACTCAGCGGTGATAAAAATTAAGCATGGCAAAAAGAATTTTCTATTGATGGCAGATGCAGGAGCTGAGGAAGAAAGAGAGATCCTAAGCCGGGGCGGCTATAAAGCGGATGTTATCAAATTAGGACACCATGGGGCTAATACAGGTACAACCATGGAATTTTTGAAAAAAGTAAAAGCTAAAACAGCAGTTATATCGGTCGGACGTAATAACCCCTATCAATTTCCATCAAAAGAAGTGTTGTATCGGTTAGATAACCGGAACATGACGGTATATCGCACTGATCAGCTTGGTGCCATAATCGCAACAAGCAATGGAAAAAAGATTATGTTTAGAACAAATGTGCTTCACTAA
- the yhbH gene encoding sporulation protein YhbH, which yields MSEPDKNNFVVSQENWSLHRKGYQDHQRHMEKVQEAIKNNLPDLISEENIILSNGRDVIKIPIRSMDEYKIRYNYDKNKHVGQGDGDSQVGDVVARDGRAGQSGAGKGKGPAGDKPGVDYAEAEVSILELEEMLFKELELPDLKQKEQDQIVLEKIEFNDVRKKGLMGNVDKKRTILTAFKRNALVGKPSVAPIHNDDLRFKTWNEVIKPESKAVVLAMMDTSGSMGIWEKYMARSFFFWMTRFLRSKYEKVEIEFIAHHTEAKVVSEEDFFNKGESGGTICSSAYRKALELIETKYSSSRYNIYPFHFSDGDNLTSDNARCVKLVQQIMEHSNMFGYGEVNAYNRHSTLMSVYKNMDNPKFSHYILKEKADVYHAMKSFFKKNEVGV from the coding sequence ATGAGTGAACCGGATAAGAACAATTTTGTTGTGTCTCAGGAAAACTGGTCCCTCCACCGAAAAGGATATCAAGATCATCAAAGGCATATGGAAAAAGTGCAGGAAGCCATTAAAAACAACTTGCCGGATTTGATAAGCGAAGAGAATATCATTTTATCCAACGGACGTGATGTTATTAAGATTCCAATCCGTTCAATGGATGAATACAAAATCCGATACAACTACGACAAAAACAAGCACGTAGGCCAAGGTGACGGAGATAGCCAGGTGGGGGATGTAGTAGCCAGAGATGGACGTGCCGGACAAAGCGGGGCTGGAAAAGGAAAAGGACCAGCAGGCGATAAACCAGGTGTAGATTATGCAGAAGCAGAGGTCTCGATATTAGAATTGGAAGAGATGCTTTTTAAAGAATTAGAACTGCCGGACCTTAAACAAAAAGAACAAGATCAAATCGTGTTAGAAAAGATCGAGTTTAACGATGTTCGAAAAAAAGGACTTATGGGTAACGTAGACAAAAAGAGGACCATCTTAACTGCGTTTAAACGAAATGCGTTAGTCGGTAAGCCGAGTGTAGCACCTATTCATAATGACGATCTTCGTTTTAAAACATGGAACGAAGTCATAAAACCCGAATCCAAGGCTGTTGTATTGGCTATGATGGATACATCTGGATCGATGGGAATTTGGGAGAAGTATATGGCACGAAGTTTCTTTTTCTGGATGACACGTTTTCTGCGTTCGAAGTATGAAAAAGTAGAGATTGAGTTTATCGCTCACCATACAGAAGCAAAAGTTGTTTCTGAAGAGGACTTCTTTAATAAAGGAGAAAGCGGGGGAACGATTTGTTCTTCTGCATATCGGAAAGCTCTTGAACTCATCGAGACGAAATATTCTTCAAGCCGTTATAATATCTATCCGTTTCACTTTTCGGATGGTGATAACTTAACGAGTGATAACGCAAGGTGTGTGAAGCTCGTTCAGCAGATTATGGAACATTCCAACATGTTTGGTTATGGGGAAGTAAATGCATATAACCGCCACTCCACTTTGATGAGTGTGTATAAGAATATGGATAATCCGAAGTTTAGCCATTATATTTTAAAAGAGAAAGCCGATGTTTATCATGCCATGAAGAGCTTTTTTAAGAAGAATGAAGTGGGTGTTTAA